The sequence AAAATTGATGTGCTCCTCCGCGGCAGCGGCCGCAGCATCGGCCTCGCGGTTGATAATCGCGTTGCCAATTTTCTGATGCTGTTCCAGCAGTTTCTTTCCGTGACCGTCGACAAGATATTTCGAGCTGCGATGAAGAAATACGCCTCGAGCAAGCAGTTCGTAGACCGACGCCATGGTATGGACCAGCATCGGGTTGTGCGTCGCGTCAACGATTGCGCCGTGAAACTGGACGTCGGACAGCAGTTCGAGTTTGGTATCGGCATTATTCAAGGCTTCCGCCATGTCATCGAGCGTATTAATAATGATTTGAATGTCGTCCTCAGTGGCACGATGTGCCGCAACGAACGCCGCAAAGCCTTCGACCTCCCGCCGAAATTCAAGATATCCACCGAAAGCTGCGGGATGGCGTGTAAACAGGTCGATCATAGCCGGCGCAAAGGCTGTGCCCGTCAGCCGCGTCACAAACGTACCTTCGCCATGTTGTACCCTCAGCAGCCCGCGATGCTCCAAGATCTTGATAGCGTCCCGGATCTTGGGCCGAGACACGCCGATCTGTTCGGCCAGTTCCCGTTCGGATGGCAAGCGTTGACCGCTACGCAAGACGCCCGAAATGATCAGATTCTCGATTTGAGCAACCACGGCGTCGGCAACGCTGTCGTTCTCAATCCTGTCATAAACGCTGTCTCCGTCGTTCATCGATCTCTCCTCAGAGATGGACATTATACTCCGAGACGATT comes from Roseovarius sp. M141 and encodes:
- a CDS encoding FadR/GntR family transcriptional regulator encodes the protein MNDGDSVYDRIENDSVADAVVAQIENLIISGVLRSGQRLPSERELAEQIGVSRPKIRDAIKILEHRGLLRVQHGEGTFVTRLTGTAFAPAMIDLFTRHPAAFGGYLEFRREVEGFAAFVAAHRATEDDIQIIINTLDDMAEALNNADTKLELLSDVQFHGAIVDATHNPMLVHTMASVYELLARGVFLHRSSKYLVDGHGKKLLEQHQKIGNAIINREADAAAAAAEEHINFVEASYKEAQGLDLRTSVSRKRRIVLNAPRSQITRRGGPQ